In a genomic window of Cyclopterus lumpus isolate fCycLum1 chromosome 13, fCycLum1.pri, whole genome shotgun sequence:
- the hdac12 gene encoding uncharacterized protein SYNPCC7002_A1628 isoform X1, whose protein sequence is MARFTLTCSSRRLVVAAFSGSRCFRTEPVRRESSALPIVHHGKYVCDLPPGHRFPMGKFPRVLHHLIQDQVITEKQVWVPEIASKDLLSCVHTEEYLNNFISGKINEQEQRRTGFPWSEGIVSRCRYETGGTVLAAEAALQRDLACSTAGGTHHAFPSFGSGFCLLNDLAVAAKYLMGSSSPKRKVLVVDLDVHQGDGTAFIFKEEPCVFTFSVHCGRNFPLRKQQSDLDVSVEDGLEDKEYLSTVEAHLPQLLETFRPDLVLYDAGVDPHWEDELRHLRLTDQGLYQRDLYVMKTVLSRGVPLAAVIGGGYSRDIDKLAVRHSIVHRAATQVWNMKPL, encoded by the exons ATGGCCCGCTTCACACTCACCTGTTCCTCCAGACGGCTGGTCGTTGCGGCTTTCAGCGGCTCCAGGTGTTTCCGCACTGAACCA GTGAGGCGTGAATCCAGCGCACTTCCGATAGTTCATCACGGCAAGTACGTGTGCGACCTCCCACCCGGCCACAGGTTCCCCATGGGCAAGTTCCCCCGGGTTCTGCACCATTTAATCCAAGATCAAGTCATTACAGAGAAACAG GTGTGGGTCCCTGAAATTGCCTCTAAAGATTTACTCAGCTGTGTGCACACCGAGGAATACCTTAATAACTTCATAAGTGGGAAAATAAATGAGCAGGAACAAAGGAGGACAGGTTTCCCCTGGAGTGAAGGTATAGTGAGCCGCTGTCGATATGAAACAG GCGGGACGGTTCTAGCTGCTGAGGCAGCTCTGCAGAGGGATCTGGCCTGCAGCACAGCAGGAGGAACCCACCATGCGTTTCCCAGCTTCGGTTCAGGGTTTTGTCTCCTCAATGACTTGGCAGTTGCAGCCAAATACCTGATGGGCAGCTCCTCGCCCAAAAGGAAGGTTCTGGTTGTGGATCTCGATGTGCACCAG GGCGACGGCACTGCGTTTATTTTTAAAGAGGAGccgtgtgtgtttacattttctgtgcattgtgggagaaacTTCCCCCTCCGTAAACAACAGAGTGACCTAGATGTCAGCGTGGAGGATGGGCTGGAAGACAAGGAGTACCTCTCCACAG TGGAGGCCCACCTCCCCCAGCTGCTGGAGACCTTCCGTCCAGACCTGGTCCTGTATGACGCGGGTGTGGACCCTCATTGGGAGGATGAACTCAGGCATCTCCGTCTGACTGACCAAG GGCTGTATCAGAGAGATCTGTACGTGATGAAGACTGTGCTGAGCAGAGGTGTTCCTCTTGCTGCCGTTATCGGAGGAGGATACTCGAGAGACATCGACAAACTGGCCGTCAGACACTCCATCGTTCACAGAGCAGCAACTCAG GTGTGGAATATGAAACCTTTATGA
- the hdac12 gene encoding uncharacterized protein SYNPCC7002_A1628 isoform X2 translates to MARFTLTCSSRRLVVAAFSGSRCFRTEPVRRESSALPIVHHGKYVCDLPPGHRFPMGKFPRVLHHLIQDQVITEKQVWVPEIASKDLLSCVHTEEYLNNFISGKINEQEQRRTGFPWSEGGTVLAAEAALQRDLACSTAGGTHHAFPSFGSGFCLLNDLAVAAKYLMGSSSPKRKVLVVDLDVHQGDGTAFIFKEEPCVFTFSVHCGRNFPLRKQQSDLDVSVEDGLEDKEYLSTVEAHLPQLLETFRPDLVLYDAGVDPHWEDELRHLRLTDQGLYQRDLYVMKTVLSRGVPLAAVIGGGYSRDIDKLAVRHSIVHRAATQVWNMKPL, encoded by the exons ATGGCCCGCTTCACACTCACCTGTTCCTCCAGACGGCTGGTCGTTGCGGCTTTCAGCGGCTCCAGGTGTTTCCGCACTGAACCA GTGAGGCGTGAATCCAGCGCACTTCCGATAGTTCATCACGGCAAGTACGTGTGCGACCTCCCACCCGGCCACAGGTTCCCCATGGGCAAGTTCCCCCGGGTTCTGCACCATTTAATCCAAGATCAAGTCATTACAGAGAAACAG GTGTGGGTCCCTGAAATTGCCTCTAAAGATTTACTCAGCTGTGTGCACACCGAGGAATACCTTAATAACTTCATAAGTGGGAAAATAAATGAGCAGGAACAAAGGAGGACAGGTTTCCCCTGGAGTGAAG GCGGGACGGTTCTAGCTGCTGAGGCAGCTCTGCAGAGGGATCTGGCCTGCAGCACAGCAGGAGGAACCCACCATGCGTTTCCCAGCTTCGGTTCAGGGTTTTGTCTCCTCAATGACTTGGCAGTTGCAGCCAAATACCTGATGGGCAGCTCCTCGCCCAAAAGGAAGGTTCTGGTTGTGGATCTCGATGTGCACCAG GGCGACGGCACTGCGTTTATTTTTAAAGAGGAGccgtgtgtgtttacattttctgtgcattgtgggagaaacTTCCCCCTCCGTAAACAACAGAGTGACCTAGATGTCAGCGTGGAGGATGGGCTGGAAGACAAGGAGTACCTCTCCACAG TGGAGGCCCACCTCCCCCAGCTGCTGGAGACCTTCCGTCCAGACCTGGTCCTGTATGACGCGGGTGTGGACCCTCATTGGGAGGATGAACTCAGGCATCTCCGTCTGACTGACCAAG GGCTGTATCAGAGAGATCTGTACGTGATGAAGACTGTGCTGAGCAGAGGTGTTCCTCTTGCTGCCGTTATCGGAGGAGGATACTCGAGAGACATCGACAAACTGGCCGTCAGACACTCCATCGTTCACAGAGCAGCAACTCAG GTGTGGAATATGAAACCTTTATGA